From a region of the Bradyrhizobium guangdongense genome:
- a CDS encoding DUF2130 domain-containing protein: MSFKVTAAGASHEPTLHCPNCNHEIRLTESLAAPLLAEIRQRFQQQLASKDAEMERKTEALRLEREQVAKDREQIEDHVAKRLIAERAQLVAAESKKAREAAAAELQAKEAEAAELRANLLTNNAKLAEAQKQQAELMRQQRALEGEKRELDLTIEKRVQASISEIQIKARQEADEAARLRVAEKDQTIESMSRTIEELKRKAEQGSQQSQGEVLELELEELLRGRFPTDSIEPVGKGELGADVIQQINGAIGKPAGIILWETKRTKAWSDGWLAKLRDDQRRSAADVALIISHALPKHVEQFDLVDGVWVAHPRCALPVAVALRQGLIDVSGSRLVQQGQQTKMEQVYHYLTGTKFRQRVEAVVEKFNDMRDDLDKERKFMGRQWAKRETQILAVVESTVGMVGDLQAIAGKAMPEIPSLDMPLLESHAAPERKVG; this comes from the coding sequence ATGAGTTTCAAAGTAACCGCAGCCGGCGCTTCACACGAACCTACCCTGCATTGTCCCAACTGCAATCACGAGATCCGGTTGACGGAATCATTGGCCGCTCCCCTCCTCGCTGAAATTCGTCAGCGCTTTCAACAGCAGCTGGCCAGCAAAGATGCAGAGATGGAGCGTAAGACCGAGGCACTGCGGCTGGAACGCGAGCAGGTCGCTAAGGACCGCGAGCAAATCGAGGACCACGTTGCGAAACGATTGATCGCCGAACGTGCCCAGCTGGTCGCGGCCGAAAGCAAGAAGGCGCGAGAGGCGGCCGCGGCCGAGCTGCAGGCGAAGGAAGCGGAAGCCGCGGAGCTGCGAGCCAACCTGCTTACCAACAACGCAAAGCTTGCCGAGGCCCAAAAGCAGCAAGCCGAACTGATGCGACAGCAGCGCGCACTCGAGGGGGAAAAGCGCGAGCTCGACCTGACAATAGAGAAGCGCGTGCAGGCCTCAATCAGCGAAATCCAGATCAAGGCCAGGCAGGAAGCCGACGAGGCTGCGCGCTTACGCGTTGCAGAGAAGGACCAGACTATCGAGTCGATGTCTCGAACGATCGAGGAGCTCAAGCGCAAGGCCGAGCAGGGATCACAGCAATCCCAAGGGGAAGTACTCGAGCTCGAGCTCGAAGAGCTTCTGCGCGGACGTTTTCCGACCGATTCGATTGAGCCGGTTGGAAAAGGTGAGCTTGGGGCGGACGTTATTCAACAGATAAATGGCGCCATTGGCAAACCTGCCGGCATCATCCTTTGGGAAACCAAGCGAACCAAGGCATGGAGTGACGGATGGCTTGCCAAACTGCGTGACGACCAGCGTCGTTCCGCCGCCGACGTCGCTCTGATCATCTCTCATGCGCTGCCGAAGCACGTCGAGCAATTTGACCTAGTCGACGGCGTATGGGTGGCCCATCCGCGTTGCGCATTGCCGGTCGCCGTGGCGCTGCGCCAGGGGCTGATCGACGTAAGCGGATCGCGCCTCGTTCAGCAGGGTCAGCAGACCAAGATGGAGCAGGTTTATCACTACCTGACCGGCACGAAGTTTCGGCAGCGGGTAGAAGCTGTGGTTGAGAAATTCAACGATATGCGCGACGACCTGGACAAGGAACGCAAGTTCATGGGCCGGCAATGGGCCAAGCGCGAAACTCAGATCCTCGCCGTGGTGGAGTCGACCGTTGGCATGGTGGGCGATTTGCAGGCGATCGCCGGCAAAGCCATGCCAGAGATTCCGAGCCTGGATATGCCACTGCTTGAGAGCCACGCCGCTCCTGAACGAAAGGTGGGATGA
- a CDS encoding SIR2 family protein, translated as MGRGQANIEDQLRSAIAVLDGLDIIDKGSAQGVRDDINSAIATFLTSLLATERGIFEANSASALATVQSFLLSFVSRAASRERLHIFTTNYDRLIEHGCDQAGLRIIDRFVGSLRPLFRNTRIELDYHYNPPGIRGEPRFMEGVVRLTKLHGSLDWRFDPIAHRIYRSETPFGADDDHPSLPDSPVDTVMIYPNPAKDVETTQYPYAELFRDFASATCRPNSVVVTYGYGFGDDHINRVLLDMLSVPSAHLVIIAFELDDRIKGFLNQTRPAQVSLLAGNHFGSLQHLVDDYLPKPALDYITGRMSDLLKNRAFADAAAGLAPAEPSQPPAGSGGGT; from the coding sequence ATGGGTCGCGGTCAAGCTAACATCGAAGATCAGTTGCGTAGCGCCATTGCTGTGCTCGATGGTCTTGACATCATCGATAAGGGGTCGGCGCAAGGTGTTCGCGACGACATTAACTCCGCAATCGCGACATTCCTAACCTCACTGCTTGCTACCGAGCGAGGTATTTTCGAAGCAAACAGTGCATCAGCACTGGCGACGGTGCAGTCATTTCTGCTCAGCTTCGTCAGCCGCGCCGCTTCACGCGAGCGTTTACATATCTTCACGACCAACTACGACCGGTTGATCGAACATGGCTGCGATCAAGCGGGGCTACGGATCATTGATCGCTTTGTGGGGAGCTTGCGTCCACTGTTCCGCAACACTCGGATCGAGCTCGATTATCATTACAACCCACCCGGGATCCGCGGTGAGCCGCGCTTTATGGAAGGCGTCGTCCGTCTGACCAAGCTCCACGGCAGCCTTGATTGGCGCTTCGACCCCATCGCGCATCGGATCTATCGGTCAGAGACACCATTTGGTGCCGACGACGATCATCCGAGCTTACCAGATTCTCCAGTTGATACCGTGATGATCTATCCTAATCCGGCTAAGGACGTGGAGACCACCCAATATCCTTATGCGGAGCTATTCCGTGATTTCGCCTCGGCAACTTGCAGACCCAACTCGGTGGTGGTGACCTACGGCTACGGGTTCGGTGATGACCACATCAACCGTGTTCTGCTCGATATGCTGTCGGTTCCGTCCGCACACCTCGTGATCATCGCCTTTGAACTAGACGATCGCATCAAGGGATTTCTCAATCAAACTCGTCCTGCACAAGTCAGCCTCCTCGCCGGCAACCATTTCGGAAGCCTCCAGCACCTCGTCGACGATTATCTGCCAAAGCCCGCGCTCGATTACATCACCGGGCGTATGTCTGACTTGCTGAAGAACCGCGCTTTCGCAGATGCCGCTGCGGGCCTGGCGCCAGCCGAACCGAGTCAGCCGCCAGCGGGCTCTGGAGGAGGAACGTGA